Proteins from a genomic interval of Tenacibaculum sp. SZ-18:
- a CDS encoding adenylosuccinate lyase, with product MSIDFLISVLNNIENPKKVNRIKAANIVLKQPELIELLVDLTFKVDNPISVKASWILEWICTHHGINHVLPYLDTFTKGLSHLYFDGSIRTCAKICEHLANNFSNKEENRTKQLLTNDHITRIIETGFDWLMTDKKIAVKAYTMTTLYVFGKYQDWVHPELKYIIRSKVIHEGKGCTARGRKILELLDMDAQLEK from the coding sequence ATGAGTATCGATTTTTTAATTTCTGTATTAAACAATATTGAAAACCCTAAAAAAGTAAATCGTATTAAAGCTGCAAATATTGTATTGAAACAACCAGAATTAATAGAACTACTGGTAGATTTAACATTTAAAGTGGATAATCCTATTTCGGTTAAAGCTAGCTGGATTTTAGAATGGATTTGTACACATCATGGAATTAATCATGTTTTACCATATTTAGATACTTTCACAAAAGGACTATCTCACTTATATTTTGATGGTTCTATAAGAACCTGCGCTAAAATTTGTGAGCACTTAGCTAATAACTTTTCAAATAAGGAAGAAAATAGAACTAAACAGCTTCTCACCAACGATCATATCACGAGAATCATAGAAACTGGATTTGACTGGTTAATGACTGATAAAAAAATTGCTGTAAAAGCTTACACTATGACTACTTTATATGTTTTCGGTAAATATCAAGATTGGGTTCATCCTGAATTAAAATATATTATTAGAAGTAAAGTTATTCATGAAGGAAAAGGATGTACAGCACGTGGTAGAAAAATTCTTGAATTACTTGACATGGATGCACAATTGGAAAAATAA
- a CDS encoding toxin-antitoxin system YwqK family antitoxin, producing MSKVNVILVLSFVVASFTAFGQKINKLDSQGRRTGIWKKYYENGDIRYEGEFKNGKEIGTFSFYNQGSSYPEIVKIFSNTSDTASVKFYNKTRVKTKGKMVGKKRVGKWIYYFADGQRIFSEENYENGLLDGVVKNYYDNGNVTEETFYEEGRKHGTSKIYTEEGILIEDVIYVDGKLNGLGKYYDLKGVIKEKGIYENGARKGKWEYYIDGEVSAKGRPRKSMLKDDAKPKQEEEE from the coding sequence ATGAGCAAAGTTAACGTGATACTTGTCTTAAGTTTTGTAGTAGCTTCTTTTACTGCATTTGGTCAAAAAATAAATAAGTTAGATTCTCAAGGAAGAAGAACAGGAATTTGGAAGAAATATTATGAAAACGGTGATATTAGATACGAAGGAGAATTTAAAAATGGAAAAGAAATAGGAACGTTTTCTTTTTATAATCAAGGCTCATCGTATCCAGAAATTGTGAAGATTTTTTCTAATACTTCAGACACAGCTTCAGTAAAATTTTACAATAAAACACGTGTAAAAACCAAAGGTAAAATGGTGGGTAAAAAACGTGTTGGTAAATGGATTTATTACTTCGCAGATGGTCAAAGAATTTTTTCCGAAGAAAATTATGAGAACGGACTTCTAGATGGAGTGGTTAAAAATTACTATGATAATGGTAATGTAACTGAAGAAACTTTCTATGAAGAAGGAAGGAAACACGGAACTTCAAAAATTTATACAGAAGAAGGGATTTTAATTGAAGATGTAATTTATGTTGATGGAAAACTGAATGGTTTAGGTAAATATTACGACTTAAAAGGTGTTATCAAAGAGAAAGGAATATATGAAAATGGTGCAAGAAAAGGGAAATGGGAATATTACATCGATGGTGAGGTTTCTGCAAAAGGAAGACCGAGAAAAAGCATGCTAAAAGATGATGCTAAACCAAAACAAGAGGAGGAAGAGTAG
- the mnmA gene encoding tRNA 2-thiouridine(34) synthase MnmA: MKRVVVGLSGGVDSSVTAYLLQKQGYEVIGLFMKNWHDDSVTISDECPWLEDSNDAMIVAEKLGIPFQTVDLSEQYKERIVDYMFDEYEKGRTPNPDVLCNREIKFDVFMDIALGLGADYVATGHYCRKEEEIIDGKPVYKLLAGKDGNKDQSYFLCQLSQEQLSKALFPVGELTKPEVREIAKEADLITAEKKDSQGLCFIGKVRLPDFLQQKLQPKEGVIVQVPDSLEAYNKPLPRFENKQAELTYKSKKFEYDVADGKVVGKHQGAHYFTKGQRKGLAVGGTKEPLFVIETDVEENVIFTGEGKNHRGLYRNVLFVSNEELHWVREDLALANDETMEVEARIRYRQPLEKAILHKVENGLFVEFENPQSAIQEGQFVAWYNNEELLGSGVIS; encoded by the coding sequence ATGAAAAGAGTAGTGGTCGGACTTTCAGGAGGAGTAGATAGCAGTGTAACCGCTTATTTATTGCAAAAACAAGGATATGAAGTTATTGGCCTTTTTATGAAGAATTGGCATGACGATTCTGTTACTATTTCTGACGAATGTCCTTGGTTAGAAGATAGCAATGATGCTATGATTGTTGCTGAAAAATTAGGAATTCCATTTCAAACTGTCGATTTAAGTGAACAATACAAAGAACGTATTGTTGATTATATGTTTGATGAATACGAAAAAGGAAGAACTCCAAATCCAGATGTTCTATGTAATCGTGAGATTAAGTTTGATGTTTTTATGGACATTGCACTTGGTTTGGGAGCAGACTACGTTGCTACTGGACATTATTGCAGAAAAGAAGAGGAAATTATAGACGGAAAACCAGTTTATAAATTATTAGCTGGGAAAGATGGAAATAAAGACCAATCTTATTTCTTGTGTCAGTTATCTCAAGAGCAATTATCCAAAGCTTTATTTCCGGTTGGAGAATTAACAAAACCTGAAGTAAGAGAAATTGCAAAAGAAGCAGATTTAATTACTGCTGAGAAAAAAGATTCTCAAGGATTATGTTTTATTGGTAAAGTTCGTTTACCAGATTTTCTTCAACAAAAACTTCAACCGAAAGAAGGAGTGATCGTTCAAGTTCCAGATTCTTTGGAGGCATATAATAAACCATTACCACGTTTTGAAAATAAACAGGCAGAATTAACGTACAAGTCAAAAAAGTTCGAATATGATGTTGCTGATGGAAAAGTTGTAGGAAAGCATCAAGGAGCTCATTATTTTACAAAAGGACAAAGAAAAGGACTTGCAGTAGGAGGAACTAAGGAACCTTTGTTTGTAATTGAAACAGATGTAGAAGAAAACGTAATTTTTACAGGAGAAGGAAAAAATCACAGAGGGTTATATAGAAACGTATTGTTTGTTTCCAATGAAGAACTGCATTGGGTTCGTGAAGATTTAGCTTTAGCTAATGATGAAACAATGGAAGTTGAAGCAAGAATTCGTTATCGTCAGCCTTTAGAAAAAGCAATATTACATAAAGTAGAAAATGGATTGTTTGTGGAGTTTGAAAATCCTCAATCAGCCATTCAAGAAGGGCAATTCGTTGCTTGGTACAATAATGAAGAACTTTTAGGATCAGGAGTGATTTCATAA
- a CDS encoding S8 family serine peptidase: MKKLLFFLPLLLSTNLFAQEHAWVYLKDKPSEATYIASPLTMLSQRALDRRTKQGISLDNKDVPIEASYYNQIKSATGITVLGKSKWLNAIHVIGQINDINNLNTSFTFIDRIDFANRSLNAKGTVNFKKQKQVLNNHKSKFQSGKPTYNYGDATNQIEMLGGDFLHENGYTGAGIHIAVIDAGFPNVNTLGAFSGLRKNNQILGGYDFVNRSTNFYTGNSHGTHVLSDIAAYKENDFIGTAPDASFYLFRTEDAASETPLEETLWVEAAERSDSLGVDIINTSLGYTTFDNSNYNYSYSDMNGETTFITRGAEIGSSRGMLLVTSAGNSGNSPWKYISAPADANSVFTVGAVNSVETIASFSSYGPTADGRVKPDVLGQGQNVYIVNYISGSNALSNGTSFSSPVMTGVIACFWQAFPNKTNMEIMDIVRKSADRYSNPTDQYGYGVPDFEAAFNVTLSADEFELDGFSIFPNPAGDNLTINIANSNIQDYRILIYNILGKEVLKFHNTQTNVINVSSLNGGIYLLSLSNGNSKKVIKLIKR; encoded by the coding sequence ATGAAGAAGTTACTGTTTTTTTTACCACTACTATTAAGTACAAACTTATTTGCTCAGGAACATGCTTGGGTTTATTTAAAAGATAAACCAAGTGAGGCAACGTATATTGCGTCACCATTAACAATGTTATCTCAAAGAGCATTAGATCGACGAACTAAACAAGGAATTTCACTCGACAATAAAGATGTTCCTATTGAAGCTTCTTACTACAATCAAATAAAATCCGCAACAGGAATTACTGTATTAGGAAAATCAAAATGGCTTAACGCTATTCATGTAATTGGTCAAATTAACGATATTAATAATTTAAACACGAGTTTTACATTTATTGATAGGATTGATTTTGCAAATCGTTCTTTAAATGCAAAAGGAACTGTAAATTTCAAAAAGCAAAAGCAAGTACTTAACAATCATAAAAGTAAATTCCAAAGTGGAAAGCCAACATATAATTATGGTGATGCTACTAACCAAATAGAAATGCTAGGTGGAGATTTCTTACATGAAAATGGATACACAGGTGCAGGAATTCATATCGCAGTTATTGATGCAGGTTTTCCGAATGTAAATACACTTGGAGCTTTTTCAGGTTTACGAAAGAATAATCAAATTTTAGGTGGTTACGATTTTGTAAATAGAAGTACTAATTTTTACACGGGTAATTCTCATGGAACACATGTGCTGTCTGATATAGCTGCTTATAAAGAGAACGATTTTATTGGAACTGCTCCAGATGCATCTTTTTATTTATTTAGAACGGAAGATGCAGCTAGTGAAACACCATTGGAAGAAACCTTATGGGTAGAAGCAGCGGAAAGATCAGATAGTTTAGGTGTTGATATCATAAATACGTCATTAGGTTATACAACTTTTGATAACTCAAATTATAATTATTCTTACAGCGATATGAATGGTGAAACTACATTTATCACTAGAGGAGCTGAGATTGGATCGAGTAGAGGAATGTTATTGGTAACTTCTGCCGGTAATTCAGGAAACAGTCCCTGGAAATACATAAGTGCACCAGCCGATGCCAATTCTGTATTTACTGTTGGAGCTGTAAATTCTGTTGAAACTATTGCTTCATTTAGTTCGTATGGTCCAACAGCTGATGGCCGGGTAAAACCTGATGTATTAGGTCAAGGACAAAACGTTTATATTGTAAATTATATCTCTGGAAGTAATGCATTGTCAAATGGTACTTCATTTTCTTCTCCAGTAATGACTGGTGTCATTGCTTGTTTTTGGCAAGCTTTTCCTAATAAAACAAATATGGAAATAATGGATATTGTTAGAAAATCTGCTGATAGATATTCAAATCCTACAGATCAATACGGATATGGTGTTCCAGATTTTGAGGCTGCATTTAATGTAACACTTTCTGCGGATGAATTTGAATTAGATGGTTTTTCAATTTTTCCGAATCCTGCAGGAGATAATCTAACTATTAATATAGCCAATAGTAACATACAAGATTACAGAATTTTAATTTATAACATTTTAGGAAAAGAAGTATTAAAGTTTCATAATACTCAAACTAACGTAATAAATGTTTCTTCACTTAATGGTGGAATTTATCTGTTGAGTTTATCGAATGGAAATAGTAAAAAGGTGATAAAGCTTATTAAAAGATAA